A single Triticum dicoccoides isolate Atlit2015 ecotype Zavitan chromosome 2A, WEW_v2.0, whole genome shotgun sequence DNA region contains:
- the LOC119352185 gene encoding DNA topoisomerase 2-like isoform X1, whose translation MLEFFEKKLKQVDNRARFLSGVLSGDIKIIPRKQKDLLQEIAEKGFDTLPKEVLPAAVGATIYREENGRSPDVHASDYDYLTSMTISALNEGYLEHLLELKKRFETKVGLLRRATPECLKSAKKRTQITLDIQLLDANYIKAQSDRKVVIVIDCKHNKVFEAAPRRQHKRTAAEYLEASVVLMDDDEDHLAGSLETQEFSETENTQKQQAKKQKKQRKKRGKEESKTGAISCRGLDCQGHDRSSHAFLNEEIKKIASGLDGVKITHGNMDRNRVAQVLAKLSLQDASVSA comes from the exons ATGCTTGAATTTTTCGAGAAGAAGCTGAAGCAAGTTGACAACAGAGCTAGGTTCCTCTCTGGTGTTCTGAGTGGTGATATCAAGATCATTCCCAGGAAGCAAAAGGATCTGCTACAAGAGATTGCTGAAAAGGGATTTGATACCCTCCCAAAGGAAGTTCTGCCCGCTGCCGTAGGAGCAACAATATACAGGGAAGAAAATGGAAGAAGCCCTGATGTACATGCCAGTGATTATGATTATCTCACCTCCATGACAATTTCTGCCTTAAATGAGGGGTACCTGGAGCATCTTCTAGAACTAAAGAAGAGGTTTGAAACTAAAGTTGGACTCCTGAGAAGAGCTACACCGGAATGTCTGAAATCTGCAAAGAAACGAACT CAGATAACTCTTGATATACAGttgcttgatgcaaactatataaaaGCTCAATCAGATAGAAAGGTTGTGATAGTCATTGATTGCAAACACAACAAGGTATTTGAAGCAGCCCCCAGGAGACAACATAAAAGGACTGCAGCCGAGTATCTTGAG GCAAGTGTGGTGCTGATGGATGATGATGAGGATCATCTTGCTGGAAGTCTCGAGACCCAAGAATTTAGTG AGACTGAGAACACACAAAAGCAACAAGCAAAGAAGCAGAAGAAACAAAGAAAGAAGCGGGGGAAGGAAGAAAGCAAAACAGGCGCAATATCTTGCCGCGGACTAGACTGTCAGGGCCATGACAGATCAAGCCATGCCTTCCTCAACGAAGAAATTAAGAAGATTGCAAGTGGCTTAGATGGTGTTAAGATCACTCATGGTAATATGGATCGGAATAGGGTAGCTCAGGTGTTGGCTAAGTTAAGCCTGCAGGATGCATCTGTGTCAGCTTAG
- the LOC119352185 gene encoding DNA topoisomerase 2-like isoform X2: protein MLEFFEKKLKQVDNRARFLSGVLSGDIKIIPRKQKDLLQEIAEKGFDTLPKEVLPAAVGATIYREENGRSPDVHASDYDYLTSMTISALNEGYLEHLLELKKRFETKVGLLRRATPECLKSAKKRTITLDIQLLDANYIKAQSDRKVVIVIDCKHNKVFEAAPRRQHKRTAAEYLEASVVLMDDDEDHLAGSLETQEFSETENTQKQQAKKQKKQRKKRGKEESKTGAISCRGLDCQGHDRSSHAFLNEEIKKIASGLDGVKITHGNMDRNRVAQVLAKLSLQDASVSA from the exons ATGCTTGAATTTTTCGAGAAGAAGCTGAAGCAAGTTGACAACAGAGCTAGGTTCCTCTCTGGTGTTCTGAGTGGTGATATCAAGATCATTCCCAGGAAGCAAAAGGATCTGCTACAAGAGATTGCTGAAAAGGGATTTGATACCCTCCCAAAGGAAGTTCTGCCCGCTGCCGTAGGAGCAACAATATACAGGGAAGAAAATGGAAGAAGCCCTGATGTACATGCCAGTGATTATGATTATCTCACCTCCATGACAATTTCTGCCTTAAATGAGGGGTACCTGGAGCATCTTCTAGAACTAAAGAAGAGGTTTGAAACTAAAGTTGGACTCCTGAGAAGAGCTACACCGGAATGTCTGAAATCTGCAAAGAAACGAACT ATAACTCTTGATATACAGttgcttgatgcaaactatataaaaGCTCAATCAGATAGAAAGGTTGTGATAGTCATTGATTGCAAACACAACAAGGTATTTGAAGCAGCCCCCAGGAGACAACATAAAAGGACTGCAGCCGAGTATCTTGAG GCAAGTGTGGTGCTGATGGATGATGATGAGGATCATCTTGCTGGAAGTCTCGAGACCCAAGAATTTAGTG AGACTGAGAACACACAAAAGCAACAAGCAAAGAAGCAGAAGAAACAAAGAAAGAAGCGGGGGAAGGAAGAAAGCAAAACAGGCGCAATATCTTGCCGCGGACTAGACTGTCAGGGCCATGACAGATCAAGCCATGCCTTCCTCAACGAAGAAATTAAGAAGATTGCAAGTGGCTTAGATGGTGTTAAGATCACTCATGGTAATATGGATCGGAATAGGGTAGCTCAGGTGTTGGCTAAGTTAAGCCTGCAGGATGCATCTGTGTCAGCTTAG
- the LOC119352186 gene encoding uncharacterized protein LOC119352186: MGLHLLVAFAAVKGFAQLFHVSAPLRWPPLNPWPPLACHLPEACAVLCRVLATHLAWLRRAYARGGSVWGLRSRDDYDVLRQALLDVFY, translated from the coding sequence ATGGGGCTCCACCTGCTGGTGGCGTTCGCGGCGGTGAAGGGCTTCGCGCAGCTGTTCCACGTCTCGGCGCCGCTGCGGTGGCCGCCGCTCAACCCCTGGCCCCCGCTCGCCTGCCACTTGCCGGAAGCCTGTGCCGTCCTCTGCCGCGTGCTCGCTACCCACCTCGCCTGGCTGCGCCGCGCCTACGCGCGTGGTGGCTCCGTCTGGGGCCTCCGAAGCCGCGACGACTACGACGTCCTCCGCCAGGCGCTGCTGGACGTCTTCTACTGA